In Apus apus isolate bApuApu2 chromosome 5, bApuApu2.pri.cur, whole genome shotgun sequence, the following are encoded in one genomic region:
- the LOC127385228 gene encoding olfactory receptor 1019-like, giving the protein MARRNETTVDEFLLLGITDVWELQVVFFVLFLLICVTSLMGNLGMIMLIRLDSRLHTPMYFFLCHLSLVDLGNSSAVAPKMLVSFFEERKAISLPGCAAQMYFCGVCIITECYLLAAMAYDRYVAICHPLLYVTTMSPRVCVHLAVGSYLMASVSQLVLVSSVFSLPFCGPHLLNHFFCDIPPLLKLSCSSTTANERLLFAVAAFIALNTLAFIVVSYGYILTTVLRIPSSEGRHRAFSTCASHLTSVSVFYGTMVFMYLRPTSAYSLDQDKGVSVVYTMVIPMLNPLIYSLRNKEVKDACRRLRGKVLVSFGN; this is encoded by the coding sequence ATGGCCAGAAGAAACGAGACAACGGTTGATGAGTTCCTTCTCCTGGGAATCACAGATGTTTGGGAGCTGCAGGTCGTTTTCTTTGTGCTGTTCCTCCTGATCTGTGTCACCTCCTTGATGGGGAACCTGGGCATGATCATGTTAATCAGGCTTGACTCTCgcctccacacccccatgtacttcttcctctGCCACCTCTCCCTGGTAGACCTAGGGAATTCCTCAGCAGTTGCTCCCAAGATGCTAGTGAGCTTCTTTGAGGAGAGGAAGGCCATCTCTCTGCCAGGGTGTGCAGCCCAGATGTACTTCTGTGGGGTCTGCATCATCACTGAGTGCTACCTGCTGGCTGCCATGGCCTAcgaccgctacgtggccatctgccACCCCCTGCTCTACGTCACCACCATGTCTCCAAGGGTCTGTGTCCACCTGGCTGTGGGATCCTACCTGATGGCTTCTGTGAGTCAGCTGGTGCTGGTCAGCAGCGTGTTCAGCTTACCCTTCTGTGGCCCTCACCTCCTCAATCACTTCTTCTGTGACATCCCTCCTCTCCTGAAACTTTCCTGCTCCAGCACGACTGCCAACGAGCGCCTCCTCTTCGCCGTCGCTGCTTTCATTGCCCTCAACACTTTAGCTTTCATTGTTGTCTCCTATGGCTACATCCTCACCACTGTCCTCAGGATCCCCTCCTCAGAGGGCAGGCACAGAGCTTTCTCCACCTGTGCCTCACATTTGACATCAGTCTCAGTGTTTTATGGGACCATGGTCTTCATGTACCTCAGGCCCACCTCTGCCTACTCCCTGGACCAGGACAAAGGGGTGTCTGTTGTCTACACCATGGTGATTCCCATGCTGAACCCCTTGATCTACAGCCTGAGGAACAAGGAGGTGAAGGATGCTTGCAGGAGACTCCGAGGGAAAGTTCTTGTTTCCTTTGGAAACTAG
- the FTH1 gene encoding ferritin heavy chain, with product MAAPPSQVRQNYHQDCEAAINRQINLELYASYVYLSMSYYFDRDDVALKNFAKYFLHQSHEEREHAEKLMKLQNQRGGRIFLQDIKKPDRDDWENGLTAMECALHLEKNVNQSLLELHKLATEKNDPHLCDFIETHYLDEQVKSIKELGDHVTNLRKMGAPKYGMAEYLFDKHTLGDSDNKS from the exons ATGGCTGCGCCCCCCTCCCAGGTGCGCCAGAACTACCACCAGGACTGCGAAGCCGCCATCAACAGGCAGATCAACCTGGAGCTCTACGCTTCCTACGTGTACCTCAGCATG TCCTACTACTTTGACCGGGATGACGTGGCCCTGAAAAACTTTGCCAAGTACTTCCTGCATCAGTCCCACGAGGAACGTGAGCACGCTGAGAAGCTGATGAAGCTGCAGAACCAGAGGGGTGGGCGCATCTTCCTGCAGGACATCAAG AAGCCAGATCGTGATGACTGGGAGAATGGCCTGACTGCAATGGAGTGTGCCCTGCACCTGGAGAAGAATGTGAACCAAtcactgctggagctgcacaAACTGGCAACTGAGAAGAATGACCCACAT TTGTGTGACTTCATTGAGACTCATTACCTGGATGAGCAGGTGAAATCCATCAAAGAGCTGGGTGACCATGTGACCAACCTGCGGAAGATGGGGGCACCAAAATATGGCATGGCAGAGTACCTCTTTGACAAGCACACCCTTGGGGACAGTGACAATAAGAGCTGA